From one Nitrospirota bacterium genomic stretch:
- the rplK gene encoding 50S ribosomal protein L11 produces the protein MAKEVSAQIKLQIPAGKANPAPPVGPSLGQHGVNIMEFCKQFNAKTQKEGDSIIPVVITVYKDRSFTFVMKTPPASDLLKKAAGIIKGSGVPQKDKVGKITKAQLREIAQRKMTDLNAADLEGAIKIIEGSARSMGVVVQG, from the coding sequence ATGGCGAAAGAAGTATCGGCACAGATCAAGTTACAGATTCCGGCAGGGAAAGCGAATCCCGCTCCCCCCGTCGGACCGTCGCTGGGACAGCACGGCGTCAATATCATGGAGTTTTGCAAGCAGTTCAACGCAAAAACCCAAAAAGAGGGAGACAGCATCATCCCGGTGGTCATCACGGTCTACAAGGACCGGTCGTTCACCTTTGTGATGAAGACTCCGCCGGCGTCCGACCTGTTGAAGAAAGCGGCCGGAATTATTAAGGGGTCTGGCGTTCCGCAGAAAGATAAGGTCGGAAAGATCACGAAGGCGCAGTTGCGGGAGATCGCACAAAGGAAAATGACGGATCTCAATGCCGCCGATCTCGAGGGTGCGATCAAGATCATCGAGGGTTCGGCGCGCAGTATGGGAGTCGTGGTTCAAGGGTAG